In Streptomyces sp. SLBN-118, the following are encoded in one genomic region:
- a CDS encoding FBP domain-containing protein translates to METLTEKQIRGSFVNCTKGEAARMKLPADFAELPWDDLDFLGWTDPGAPLRAHIVLPREDGPVGITLRVPSTGRTSAVKSSMCQVCLTGHASSGVTLFAAPLAGAAGREGNTVGSYLCADLACSLYVRGRKLPKVRGGLHEETLTLDERITRTVDNLTAFADKVQGLR, encoded by the coding sequence GTGGAAACACTGACCGAAAAGCAGATACGCGGATCCTTCGTCAACTGTACGAAGGGCGAGGCGGCGCGCATGAAGCTGCCCGCCGATTTCGCCGAACTCCCCTGGGACGACCTCGACTTCCTCGGCTGGACCGATCCCGGCGCTCCCCTGCGCGCGCATATCGTCCTTCCCCGCGAGGACGGGCCGGTCGGCATCACCCTGCGCGTGCCTTCCACCGGACGGACCAGCGCCGTGAAGTCCAGCATGTGCCAGGTCTGCCTCACCGGGCATGCCTCGTCCGGCGTGACCCTCTTCGCCGCGCCCCTGGCCGGCGCGGCGGGCCGGGAGGGCAACACGGTGGGCTCGTATCTCTGCGCCGACCTCGCCTGCTCGCTCTACGTCCGCGGGCGGAAGCTGCCGAAGGTGCGCGGCGGCCTGCACGAGGAGACGCTCACCCTGGACGAACGGATCACCCGCACGGTCGACAACCTGACCGCCTTCGCCGACAAGGTGCAGGGCCTGCGCTGA
- a CDS encoding ATP-dependent DNA ligase, giving the protein MLLVRLADASRDVAATSARSRKIAALAGLFAEAEPDDVGLVISYLAGRLPQGRIGIGWSVLKEPVPPAGTPSLTVSDTDAALTRLAGVTGLGSQAERKRLVRELMAAATAREQEFLRRLLIGEVRQGALDAVALEAVAKAAAAPAADVRRAVMLDGSLPRVARALLADGPAALARFRLRVGTPVLPMLAHTAKSVTEAVRVLTTACVVEEKLDGIRVQVHRAGEDIRVYTRSLDDITDRLPEVTSAARDMTGDRFILDGELIALDANSGRPVSFQDIASRVGSRVDVDAARATLPLSPVFFDVLAADGEPTLDLTGAERHAVLSRLVQEPMRVRRRVVEDPAEAGQIAAAEEFFAETLRRGHEGVLVKALDAPYTAGRRGRSWLKVKPVHTLDLVVLAVERGHGRRTGLLSNLHLGARAADGAYVMLGKTFKGLTDEMLRWQTERLGELATADDGFTVTVRPELVVEIAYDGVQRSSRYPAGVALRFARVLRHRPDKPAEQADTIEQVLDSRA; this is encoded by the coding sequence ATGCTTCTCGTACGGCTCGCCGACGCGTCGCGCGACGTCGCCGCCACCTCCGCCCGCTCGCGGAAGATCGCCGCGCTCGCTGGGCTGTTCGCCGAGGCCGAGCCCGATGACGTCGGGCTCGTCATCTCCTATCTCGCCGGACGCCTCCCGCAGGGACGTATCGGGATCGGCTGGAGCGTACTCAAGGAACCCGTGCCTCCTGCCGGGACTCCCAGCCTCACCGTGTCGGACACCGACGCCGCCCTGACCCGGCTCGCCGGTGTCACGGGGCTCGGGTCACAGGCCGAGCGCAAGCGCCTCGTGCGTGAGCTGATGGCCGCCGCCACCGCCCGGGAACAGGAGTTTCTGAGGCGGCTGCTCATCGGCGAGGTCCGCCAGGGCGCGCTCGACGCGGTCGCGCTGGAGGCTGTCGCCAAAGCCGCCGCCGCGCCCGCCGCCGACGTGCGCCGGGCCGTCATGCTCGACGGATCGCTGCCCCGCGTCGCCCGCGCCCTGCTGGCCGACGGGCCGGCCGCCCTGGCGCGGTTCCGGCTGCGCGTCGGTACCCCCGTCCTCCCGATGCTCGCCCACACGGCGAAGTCGGTCACCGAGGCCGTCCGGGTCCTCACGACCGCCTGCGTCGTCGAGGAGAAGCTCGACGGCATCCGGGTTCAGGTGCATCGCGCCGGTGAGGACATCCGTGTGTACACCAGATCACTGGACGACATCACCGACCGGCTCCCCGAAGTCACCTCCGCGGCACGAGACATGACAGGTGATCGGTTCATCCTGGACGGCGAGCTCATCGCCCTGGACGCGAACAGCGGACGCCCCGTCTCCTTCCAGGACATCGCCTCCCGCGTCGGCTCCCGCGTCGACGTGGACGCCGCCCGGGCCACCCTCCCCCTCTCACCCGTCTTCTTCGATGTGCTCGCCGCCGACGGGGAGCCGACGCTCGACCTCACCGGCGCCGAACGGCACGCTGTGCTCTCCCGCCTCGTACAGGAGCCGATGCGTGTGCGGCGCAGGGTCGTCGAGGACCCGGCGGAGGCGGGGCAGATCGCCGCCGCCGAGGAGTTCTTCGCCGAGACCCTGCGCCGCGGACACGAGGGCGTCCTCGTCAAAGCTCTCGACGCGCCCTACACCGCAGGCCGCCGCGGCCGCTCCTGGCTCAAGGTCAAGCCCGTCCACACCCTCGACCTCGTCGTCCTGGCCGTCGAACGGGGCCATGGCAGGCGCACCGGACTCCTGTCCAACCTCCACCTCGGCGCACGCGCCGCCGACGGCGCGTACGTCATGCTCGGCAAGACCTTCAAAGGCCTCACCGACGAGATGCTGCGCTGGCAGACGGAACGGCTGGGCGAACTGGCCACCGCGGACGACGGGTTCACGGTCACCGTTCGTCCCGAGCTTGTCGTCGAGATCGCGTACGACGGAGTCCAGCGCTCCTCGCGCTACCCGGCCGGCGTCGCGCTGCGCTTCGCGCGCGTACTGCGTCACCGCCCCGACAAGCCCGCCGAGCAGGCCGACACCATCGAACAGGTCCTGGATTCCCGAGCCTGA
- a CDS encoding helix-turn-helix domain-containing protein — protein MLNEMVFRSEDVPAADRLDYWAERVGQTHAPVRMSSDHAHDFRATQRVLDLGAVSVWPATFQQLVIRRTPKLIRQSDPELYHLSLVVGGTGIGRWDGHEAVYRPSDLHINDTSVPWEIRTGSAPVTAVGLEVPKSLLALPHGVTGRTIPRRVPAGAGIGALLTQFLTQLIADTTPYQPSDGARLGTVLTDLVAALFAHTLEAESVLPPDTHRRTLVLRIKNFIQEHLHDPQLTPAVIAAAHHISISYLHRLFEDEEATVAAWIRLRRLEAARRDLTDPALQSTPIHAIAARWGFFRAADFSRAFRTAYNLPPKDYRHHAMSGPKSTRS, from the coding sequence GTGCTGAACGAGATGGTTTTCCGCAGTGAGGACGTGCCGGCGGCGGACCGGTTGGACTACTGGGCCGAGCGTGTGGGGCAAACCCATGCTCCTGTGCGCATGAGCAGCGACCACGCCCACGACTTCCGGGCCACCCAGCGTGTGCTGGACCTCGGTGCCGTGTCGGTGTGGCCGGCCACGTTCCAGCAGCTGGTCATCCGGCGCACGCCGAAACTGATCCGTCAGTCCGATCCGGAGCTGTACCACCTCTCACTTGTCGTGGGCGGGACGGGGATTGGCAGGTGGGACGGCCACGAGGCCGTCTACCGGCCGTCCGACCTGCACATCAACGACACCTCGGTGCCGTGGGAGATCCGCACCGGCAGTGCCCCCGTCACGGCTGTGGGACTCGAGGTCCCCAAATCGCTGTTGGCACTCCCGCACGGCGTGACCGGCCGCACGATCCCACGGCGGGTACCGGCCGGGGCGGGGATCGGCGCGTTGCTGACGCAGTTCCTCACCCAGCTGATCGCGGACACCACCCCCTACCAGCCTTCCGACGGCGCTCGGCTGGGAACGGTCCTGACCGATCTGGTCGCCGCACTCTTCGCCCACACCCTCGAAGCCGAGAGCGTCCTCCCCCCGGACACCCACCGACGGACCCTCGTCCTGCGCATCAAGAACTTCATCCAGGAGCATCTGCACGACCCGCAGCTCACTCCGGCCGTGATCGCTGCGGCGCACCACATCTCCATCAGCTATCTGCACCGCCTCTTCGAGGACGAGGAGGCCACCGTCGCTGCCTGGATCCGTCTGCGGCGCCTGGAGGCCGCCCGCCGCGACCTCACCGATCCGGCACTGCAGTCCACCCCCATCCACGCCATCGCCGCCCGCTGGGGTTTCTTCCGCGCGGCCGACTTCAGCCGTGCGTTCCGCACTGCGTACAACCTTCCGCCGAAGGATTACCGGCACCACGCGATGAGTGGACCGAAGTCGACTCGCAGTTAG
- a CDS encoding phosphatidylinositol-specific phospholipase C domain-containing protein codes for MGNLKRAALTTTVAAGLFASALLAPAEAATPGSVDPGQLPYSSATWVGVHNAYEKAKYPYFADALDSGAGMLELDVWTNVFGRSWRVSHSNPLGNNNNCENASSPAQLRTRARNQDLGGCLSDMKAWHDAHPGHRPILIKVEMKDGFQNNNGRGPAALDALLSARLGDALFRPADLAGGLPDLDTAVRTNGWPARSAMAGKFVVELIPGTVEEGNPADSLWTDREYAMHLRALAAAGRLRDAAAFPAVHGAAAGDPRTRYADAGIRPWFVLFDGDAGTYTGGTVDTSWYDRNHYLVVMTDAHNVAPAIDDTNPTETQARDRVNLLAGRYASVASADWYPLPSVLATVVPRGSGQ; via the coding sequence ATGGGGAACCTCAAGCGCGCGGCCCTGACAACCACCGTCGCGGCCGGACTGTTCGCCTCCGCGCTGCTCGCGCCCGCGGAGGCGGCCACGCCCGGTTCGGTGGATCCGGGGCAGTTGCCCTACTCCTCCGCCACCTGGGTCGGCGTTCACAATGCCTACGAGAAGGCCAAGTACCCGTACTTCGCCGACGCACTCGACTCCGGCGCCGGGATGCTCGAACTCGACGTCTGGACCAACGTGTTCGGCCGGTCGTGGCGCGTGTCGCACAGCAACCCCCTTGGCAACAACAACAATTGCGAGAACGCCTCCAGCCCCGCCCAACTGCGCACCAGGGCCAGAAATCAGGACCTCGGCGGCTGTCTCTCGGACATGAAGGCATGGCACGACGCCCACCCCGGCCACCGGCCCATCCTCATCAAGGTGGAGATGAAGGACGGCTTCCAGAACAACAACGGCCGCGGCCCCGCCGCGCTCGACGCGCTGCTCTCCGCCCGGCTCGGCGACGCCCTGTTCCGCCCGGCCGATCTGGCGGGGGGTCTCCCGGATCTCGACACGGCGGTCAGGACGAACGGCTGGCCCGCCCGCTCGGCCATGGCGGGCAAGTTCGTGGTGGAGCTCATCCCCGGCACGGTCGAGGAGGGCAATCCTGCGGACTCACTGTGGACGGACCGCGAGTACGCGATGCATCTGCGCGCTCTCGCCGCCGCGGGACGCCTCCGGGATGCGGCCGCGTTCCCTGCTGTGCACGGCGCCGCCGCGGGTGATCCCCGTACCCGGTACGCCGACGCGGGTATCCGCCCTTGGTTCGTGCTTTTCGACGGCGACGCCGGTACGTACACGGGCGGGACCGTCGACACCTCGTGGTACGACCGGAACCACTACCTCGTCGTCATGACGGACGCACACAACGTGGCGCCGGCGATCGACGACACCAACCCGACCGAGACGCAGGCGCGGGACCGCGTCAATCTGCTGGCGGGCCGTTACGCGAGCGTCGCCTCGGCCGACTGGTACCCCCTGCCGTCGGTGCTCGCGACGGTGGTACCGAGGGGCAGCGGTCAGTGA
- a CDS encoding RNA polymerase sigma factor produces MSESPATLDSDEYARLYSGRQPQLVAYARSLTGNPWVADDLVAEAHFRVWRQLSSGYSVDDVPAYLATTVRNLSDADGDPDRRIAYVELLARVLRQLPERWVKALWLAEAEDHPLDVVGHRVGAGHGATAVLLHRAQEGMRQAFLRAHPGVPDDPGCGRHWKRIPAHVGEAAESPRQAGEMCLHMEDCEDCRARLDLLTCANDRLSALVGPALLVLEKEAPAGTGVSGRGGTGWGRLSSPRMRER; encoded by the coding sequence ATGTCCGAGAGTCCCGCGACATTGGACTCGGACGAGTACGCGCGGCTGTATTCAGGGCGGCAGCCACAGCTCGTCGCGTACGCACGCTCCCTCACCGGCAATCCCTGGGTGGCCGACGATCTCGTCGCCGAGGCGCACTTCCGGGTCTGGCGGCAGCTGTCCTCGGGGTACTCGGTCGACGACGTGCCCGCATATCTGGCGACCACTGTGCGTAACCTTTCTGACGCGGACGGGGATCCGGACCGTCGGATCGCGTACGTCGAGCTCCTCGCGCGCGTCCTGCGACAGCTGCCGGAGCGCTGGGTCAAGGCGCTCTGGCTGGCCGAGGCCGAGGATCACCCCCTTGACGTGGTGGGACACCGTGTGGGCGCCGGACACGGAGCGACGGCGGTGCTGCTGCACCGGGCGCAGGAGGGCATGCGGCAGGCATTTCTTCGCGCGCACCCCGGGGTACCCGACGACCCCGGGTGCGGGAGGCACTGGAAGCGGATACCCGCGCATGTGGGGGAGGCGGCCGAGTCGCCGAGGCAGGCCGGGGAGATGTGCCTCCACATGGAGGACTGCGAGGATTGTCGCGCCCGGCTGGACCTGCTGACCTGCGCGAACGACCGTCTGTCCGCGCTGGTCGGACCTGCGTTGCTGGTGCTCGAGAAGGAAGCCCCGGCCGGAACGGGGGTTTCCGGCCGGGGCGGCACAGGGTGGGGACGACTCTCGTCTCCCCGCATGCGTGAACGATAA
- a CDS encoding helix-turn-helix domain-containing protein has translation MTTVASGTGVGPLLRGWRDRRRISQLELALRADSSARHISFIETGRSRPSEEMILRLAEHLDVPVRERNALLLAAGYAPRFTETPLDDPSMGALREGMERLLTGYEPYPAIVVDGSYTVVAANRGIAMLLEGLPEHLLTPPLNAMRITLHPEGLAPRIRNLREWRAHLLAQMERQIALVRSGPLRALYDEVAAYPLPGTGADPEDGEDPVPHPYFALPLQIEHEGRVLSFVSSISTFNTPMDVTVAELAIETLLPADPATAKYLQSLME, from the coding sequence ATGACAACTGTCGCGTCCGGCACCGGAGTGGGCCCGCTGCTGCGTGGCTGGCGCGACCGGCGCCGGATCAGCCAGCTGGAACTGGCCCTGCGGGCCGACTCCTCCGCGCGGCACATCAGCTTCATCGAGACGGGACGCTCCCGCCCGAGCGAGGAGATGATCCTGCGCCTCGCGGAGCACCTCGACGTTCCCGTACGGGAGCGCAACGCCCTGCTCCTGGCGGCCGGTTACGCGCCCCGATTCACCGAGACGCCTCTCGACGATCCGTCGATGGGCGCACTGCGCGAGGGGATGGAGCGGCTGCTGACGGGCTACGAACCGTATCCGGCGATCGTCGTCGACGGCTCGTACACCGTCGTCGCCGCGAACCGGGGCATCGCGATGCTGCTGGAGGGGCTGCCGGAGCACCTGCTCACGCCGCCCCTCAACGCCATGCGGATCACGCTCCACCCCGAGGGCCTCGCCCCGCGGATCCGCAATCTCCGGGAGTGGCGCGCTCACCTGCTGGCCCAGATGGAACGGCAGATCGCACTGGTCCGCTCCGGGCCGCTGCGCGCGCTGTACGACGAGGTCGCCGCCTATCCCCTTCCGGGGACCGGCGCCGACCCCGAGGACGGTGAGGACCCGGTGCCCCATCCGTATTTCGCGCTTCCGCTGCAGATCGAGCACGAGGGGCGGGTGCTGTCCTTCGTCTCGTCCATCTCCACCTTCAACACTCCGATGGATGTGACCGTCGCCGAGCTGGCCATCGAGACCCTTCTCCCCGCGGATCCGGCGACGGCCAAGTATCTGCAGTCGCTCATGGAGTAG
- a CDS encoding PHB depolymerase family esterase, whose translation MPLRERLSKPVGRLAAVLVLLVAALWLAPAPDAQAAVPLERVSSFGDNPGALNMYVYRPAGLPAHPAVVVALHGCTQSAQVYADNSGLTTFADRHGFLLVFAETTSANNVSSCFNWFQTADNRRGQGEAASVRQMVAYAESAYGGDAARTYVTGLSAGGGMTAVMLAAYPDVFEAGAVVAGLPYDCTRDMGALTCMDPGADRTPEVWAQRVRDAYPSYSGPRPRVAIWHGDNDPKVVPRNADELRDQWTAVHGVDQSPDRTSTIGPNQTRREQYLAADGSGTVVVEVDRVPAIGHGTPVDPGSGPQQCGQTGTANFIDSICSGYWITEFFGLSTTSPGPGSLPAPSGLAATGVTDTSISLTWTAVEGAAGYAVYRDGTRVATPPAAALTDTGLAPGTAHGYSVAARDAAGIEGARSGTVTATTAGGAKATCWTTDNYRQVQAGRATTDGSQAYAKGSQQNMGLYNTFVTHTLKESPVGHYVVADGNCP comes from the coding sequence ATGCCGTTGCGTGAACGTCTGTCCAAGCCGGTCGGCCGTCTGGCCGCCGTCCTCGTGCTGCTCGTGGCCGCCCTGTGGCTCGCGCCGGCGCCCGATGCCCAGGCGGCCGTGCCTCTGGAGCGGGTGAGCAGCTTCGGCGACAATCCAGGCGCTCTGAACATGTACGTGTACCGGCCCGCGGGCCTGCCCGCGCACCCGGCGGTCGTGGTCGCGCTGCACGGCTGCACGCAGAGCGCCCAGGTCTACGCCGACAACTCCGGTCTCACGACCTTCGCCGACCGGCACGGCTTCCTGCTGGTCTTCGCCGAGACGACCTCCGCCAACAATGTGAGCAGCTGCTTCAACTGGTTCCAGACGGCCGACAACCGGCGCGGACAGGGCGAGGCCGCGTCCGTCCGCCAGATGGTCGCGTATGCGGAGAGTGCCTACGGCGGCGATGCGGCGCGTACGTATGTCACCGGCCTGTCGGCCGGTGGCGGCATGACCGCGGTGATGCTCGCCGCCTATCCGGACGTTTTCGAGGCGGGCGCGGTGGTCGCGGGGCTGCCGTACGACTGCACCAGGGACATGGGTGCCCTCACCTGTATGGACCCGGGTGCGGACCGTACGCCTGAGGTGTGGGCACAGCGGGTGCGGGACGCCTATCCCTCGTACTCCGGGCCCCGGCCGCGGGTGGCGATCTGGCACGGCGACAACGACCCGAAGGTAGTGCCGAGGAACGCCGATGAGCTGAGGGACCAGTGGACCGCGGTGCACGGTGTGGACCAGAGCCCGGACCGTACGTCCACGATCGGGCCGAATCAGACGCGCCGGGAGCAGTATCTTGCGGCGGACGGCAGCGGCACGGTCGTCGTCGAGGTCGACCGGGTGCCCGCGATCGGTCACGGGACACCCGTGGATCCGGGCAGCGGGCCTCAGCAGTGCGGGCAGACCGGTACCGCGAACTTCATCGACTCGATCTGCTCCGGCTACTGGATCACCGAGTTCTTCGGCCTCTCCACGACGAGTCCGGGCCCCGGCAGTCTCCCGGCTCCGTCCGGGCTCGCGGCGACAGGTGTCACGGACACGTCGATCTCCTTGACATGGACGGCAGTTGAAGGAGCCGCGGGTTACGCGGTGTACCGGGACGGGACGCGTGTCGCCACCCCGCCGGCCGCGGCTCTCACCGACACGGGTCTGGCCCCGGGCACTGCCCACGGCTACAGCGTGGCCGCCCGCGACGCCGCGGGAATTGAGGGCGCCCGCTCCGGCACGGTCACAGCCACCACCGCCGGAGGGGCGAAGGCGACCTGCTGGACCACCGACAACTACCGCCAGGTGCAGGCGGGGCGGGCCACCACCGACGGCAGCCAGGCGTACGCCAAGGGCTCCCAACAGAACATGGGCCTCTACAACACCTTCGTCACACACACGCTCAAGGAATCCCCCGTCGGCCACTACGTCGTCGCCGACGGCAACTGCCCCTGA
- a CDS encoding 3-hydroxybutyrate oligomer hydrolase family protein, whose product MLSVAALPAVAQQPDTSPSGHCTRIARLHVPGAEHQAVSCLDELTTAGTVVSGHTDRADWAGLTPAGLATPTGVPGIQIDGYFSDTSAGNTNHGWQHDAQFVVRLPDRWNGGLVVAGSPGVREQYANDRAIGDWVLARGYAFAATDKGNTGAAFYRDGEAPGEAIAEWNDRVTELTRAARAVVAQRYHRPPSRTLATGMSNGGYLVRWQLENHPELYDGGVDWEGTLWRASGPNLLTFLPPALRHYPVYAAGGPGADEAHRAMIAAGYPVGSEVLWPFHHQYYWDLTQRIYREELDPGYDGSTEAGTPYCAPGTPACDADYVYAARPPEVRRAVNAIGLTGRIGKPLITLHGTLDVLLPIGRDSDVYARMVRNAGRGGLLRYYRIEGGTHVDSLYDVFPGRLRPLTPCHRSAFTALEAWIGHGRAPAPSRTVPRPEGAGPGLLLEECSLTGKDTGL is encoded by the coding sequence ATGCTCTCGGTCGCCGCGCTCCCGGCCGTCGCCCAGCAGCCGGACACATCGCCGTCCGGCCACTGCACCCGGATCGCCCGCCTGCATGTGCCGGGCGCCGAGCACCAAGCGGTCTCCTGTCTCGACGAGTTGACGACCGCAGGGACGGTCGTGTCCGGTCACACGGACAGGGCCGACTGGGCCGGGCTGACCCCGGCGGGCCTTGCCACGCCCACCGGTGTGCCGGGCATCCAGATCGACGGCTACTTCTCCGACACGTCCGCCGGCAATACCAACCACGGCTGGCAGCACGACGCGCAGTTCGTCGTCCGGCTGCCCGACCGCTGGAACGGCGGACTGGTCGTCGCGGGCTCTCCCGGCGTGCGCGAGCAGTACGCCAACGACCGTGCCATCGGCGACTGGGTCCTCGCCCGCGGCTATGCGTTCGCCGCGACCGACAAGGGCAACACCGGGGCCGCCTTCTACCGCGACGGCGAGGCGCCCGGCGAGGCGATCGCCGAATGGAACGACCGGGTCACCGAGTTGACCAGGGCCGCACGCGCCGTCGTCGCCCAGCGCTACCACCGCCCGCCGTCCCGCACCCTCGCCACAGGCATGTCCAACGGCGGCTATCTGGTGCGCTGGCAGCTGGAGAACCATCCGGAGCTGTACGACGGCGGTGTCGACTGGGAGGGGACGCTCTGGCGGGCGAGCGGACCCAATCTGCTGACCTTTCTGCCGCCCGCGCTGCGCCATTATCCGGTGTATGCCGCGGGCGGACCAGGCGCGGACGAGGCGCACCGTGCCATGATTGCCGCCGGGTATCCGGTGGGGTCGGAGGTCTTGTGGCCGTTCCACCATCAGTACTACTGGGATCTGACCCAGCGGATCTACCGCGAGGAGCTGGACCCGGGCTACGACGGGTCAACCGAGGCGGGCACCCCGTACTGTGCGCCCGGCACGCCCGCGTGCGACGCGGACTATGTGTACGCCGCCCGGCCCCCGGAGGTCCGCCGTGCCGTCAACGCGATCGGACTGACAGGCCGGATCGGAAAGCCGCTGATCACCCTGCACGGCACTCTCGATGTCCTGCTTCCCATCGGCCGGGACTCCGATGTGTACGCCCGGATGGTGCGCAACGCCGGCCGCGGCGGGCTGCTGCGCTACTACCGGATCGAGGGCGGCACGCATGTCGACTCGCTGTACGACGTGTTTCCGGGCAGACTCCGGCCGTTGACGCCCTGCCACCGCTCGGCATTCACGGCGCTGGAGGCGTGGATCGGACACGGCAGGGCGCCCGCGCCGAGCCGGACCGTGCCTCGCCCAGAAGGTGCCGGTCCGGGCCTGCTGCTCGAAGAGTGTTCCCTCACGGGTAAAGACACCGGACTCTGA
- a CDS encoding peroxiredoxin encodes MAASPEHGQSVADFTLPGGILVDDVFERRDFTLSEQRGRPLVIAFYPGDDTTVCTKQLCSYSSGLETFTDCGAEVWAVSPQSVDSHEAFARKYGLRMPLLADTDRAVSRAFGIAAPGIGLRRAVFVIAADGTLHWKHVALFGATFQSKETLARQLAALQDA; translated from the coding sequence TTGGCAGCATCACCTGAACACGGCCAGTCCGTCGCCGACTTCACCCTCCCCGGCGGGATTCTGGTCGACGACGTCTTCGAGCGACGCGACTTCACGCTGAGCGAGCAGCGGGGCCGTCCGCTGGTCATCGCGTTCTATCCCGGCGACGACACCACCGTCTGCACCAAGCAGCTGTGCTCGTACTCCAGTGGTCTGGAGACGTTCACGGACTGCGGGGCCGAGGTCTGGGCGGTCAGCCCGCAAAGTGTCGACAGCCATGAGGCGTTCGCCCGCAAGTACGGGCTGCGGATGCCGTTGCTCGCCGACACCGACAGGGCCGTCTCGCGGGCCTTCGGTATCGCGGCGCCGGGCATCGGTCTGCGGCGTGCCGTCTTCGTCATAGCGGCCGACGGGACGCTGCACTGGAAGCATGTGGCTCTGTTCGGGGCGACGTTCCAGTCGAAGGAGACGCTGGCCCGACAGCTCGCGGCGCTCCAGGACGCGTGA
- a CDS encoding VWA domain-containing protein: MITRNRLAAAMCGLLAALAVALPPPAAADEPAAKPPSPKVELVLDVSGSMRARDIDGQTRMSAAKQAFNEVLDAVPGEVELGIRTLGANYPGKDRKVGCKDTKQLYPVGPLDRTEAKTAVATLAPTGWTPIGPALLGAAEDLKGGDATRRIVLITDGEDTCAPLDPCEVARDIAAKGIHLVIDTLGLVPDAKTRSQLTCIAEATGGTYTSVQHTDELSGRVSQLVDRAAEPVITPVATEGAAECAKAPQLKAGFYSDREKFGEHRWYRVDVLPGQELRASVSVAADRAVNNDYGVLLRAVTVHGREIVRGSEAGDGRTDVISTGLRYPKAEPADSDGVKPASETVCLQVSNSFSAPASVKTEPGMPVELTVDVVDAPDEAADVAAFGLGRGWWLLAVLVLTGLVAGLLWGWISRWRIAVWRTN; encoded by the coding sequence ATGATCACAAGAAATCGGCTGGCGGCCGCCATGTGCGGCCTGCTCGCCGCCCTGGCCGTCGCCCTCCCCCCACCCGCCGCCGCCGACGAACCGGCAGCCAAGCCGCCTTCCCCCAAGGTCGAGCTCGTCCTCGACGTCAGCGGCTCGATGCGCGCGCGGGACATCGACGGCCAGACCCGGATGTCCGCCGCCAAGCAGGCGTTCAACGAGGTCCTCGACGCGGTTCCGGGCGAGGTCGAGCTCGGCATACGCACCCTCGGTGCCAACTACCCCGGCAAGGACAGGAAGGTCGGCTGCAAGGACACAAAGCAGCTCTACCCCGTCGGGCCGCTGGACCGGACCGAGGCGAAGACCGCCGTGGCGACCCTCGCCCCCACCGGCTGGACCCCGATCGGTCCCGCCCTGCTGGGCGCGGCCGAGGACCTCAAGGGCGGTGACGCGACCCGGCGGATCGTCCTCATCACGGACGGCGAGGACACCTGCGCCCCGCTCGATCCGTGCGAGGTCGCCCGCGACATCGCCGCCAAGGGGATCCATCTCGTCATCGACACGCTGGGCCTTGTTCCGGACGCCAAGACCCGTAGCCAGCTCACCTGCATCGCCGAGGCCACCGGCGGTACGTACACCTCCGTGCAGCACACCGACGAACTCTCCGGCAGGGTGAGCCAGTTGGTGGACCGGGCCGCCGAGCCGGTGATCACGCCGGTGGCCACCGAGGGCGCGGCGGAGTGCGCGAAGGCCCCGCAGCTCAAGGCCGGTTTCTACAGCGACCGCGAGAAGTTCGGCGAGCACCGCTGGTACCGCGTGGACGTCCTGCCCGGCCAGGAGTTGCGCGCCTCGGTGAGCGTCGCGGCCGACCGGGCCGTCAACAACGACTACGGGGTGCTGCTGCGGGCTGTTACCGTCCACGGCCGCGAGATCGTCCGCGGCTCGGAGGCGGGCGACGGACGCACCGATGTGATTTCCACCGGGCTGCGCTATCCGAAGGCCGAGCCGGCGGACTCCGACGGGGTGAAGCCCGCGTCGGAGACCGTCTGCCTCCAGGTCAGCAACTCCTTCTCGGCGCCCGCGTCGGTGAAGACGGAGCCCGGGATGCCCGTCGAGCTCACGGTCGACGTCGTGGACGCGCCCGACGAGGCGGCCGACGTCGCCGCCTTCGGTCTCGGCCGTGGCTGGTGGCTGCTTGCCGTCCTGGTGCTCACCGGCCTGGTGGCCGGTCTGCTGTGGGGCTGGATCTCACGCTGGCGCATCGCCGTATGGAGGACCAACTGA